One window from the genome of uncultured Tateyamaria sp. encodes:
- a CDS encoding LysR family transcriptional regulator, which translates to MHIEFRHLRTIKAIHEAGGLARAADQLHITQSALSHQIKGLEDQAGVELFVRRSKPLKLSAAGLRLLRLADQVLPQVEAAVAEFSSLRDGSSGRLHIAIECHACFEWLFPVLEVFRRSWPDVDVDIRPGLAFDALPALMKEEVDLVVSSDPEDLAGVTFVELFDYAPVFVAASTHPLAQKPYVDAVDFRDQTLITYPVERTRLDVFSQLLIPAKVEPAAVRQAELTAVILLLVASNRGVSVLPDWVVREVKYSSDYVTRPLTRDGLTRRLYAAVRDDDLGKPYMDKLIELARVEARKLQAV; encoded by the coding sequence ATGCATATCGAGTTTCGCCATCTGCGCACCATCAAGGCCATACACGAAGCGGGTGGGTTGGCGCGGGCTGCCGATCAGTTGCACATCACGCAGTCCGCACTGAGCCATCAGATCAAGGGGTTGGAGGACCAGGCGGGGGTCGAGTTGTTCGTGCGCCGGTCCAAACCGCTGAAGCTGTCTGCTGCGGGTTTGCGTCTGTTGCGGCTGGCGGATCAGGTGCTGCCCCAGGTCGAGGCGGCCGTGGCCGAGTTTTCTTCGCTGCGGGACGGGTCGTCCGGGCGCCTGCATATCGCAATTGAATGCCACGCCTGTTTCGAATGGCTGTTTCCGGTGCTGGAAGTGTTTCGCAGGTCCTGGCCGGATGTCGATGTTGATATCCGCCCCGGGCTGGCCTTTGACGCGCTGCCCGCGCTGATGAAGGAAGAGGTTGACCTGGTCGTGTCGTCCGATCCCGAGGACCTTGCCGGCGTCACTTTTGTCGAACTCTTTGATTACGCCCCGGTTTTTGTGGCGGCCTCGACCCACCCGCTGGCGCAGAAGCCTTATGTGGATGCGGTGGACTTCCGAGATCAGACGTTGATCACCTATCCGGTGGAGCGCACGCGGCTGGATGTGTTCAGCCAATTGCTGATCCCGGCCAAAGTCGAACCCGCAGCGGTACGCCAAGCCGAATTGACGGCCGTGATCCTGTTGCTTGTGGCGTCCAACCGGGGGGTGTCGGTGCTGCCCGATTGGGTGGTGCGCGAGGTCAAGTATTCGAGCGATTATGTCACGCGCCCCCTGACGCGGGACGGGTTGACCCGCAGGCTGTATGCGGCGGTCCGCGATGACGATCTGGGCAAACCCTATATGGACAAGCTGATCGAGCTGGCCCGTGTCGAGGCGCGCAAGTTGCAGGCGGTCTAA
- a CDS encoding methylenetetrahydrofolate reductase yields the protein MPTPAVALSFETFPPKSLDASFHLWDTVQALAPLNPRFVSVTYGAGGSTQSLTQEAAQTLRKTSGMPVAAHLTCTGQSKDEVLATAQRYADSGVRDIVALRGDAPEGGAFEPHARGFANSIELIQALADTGTFNIRVGAYPDSHPDAASSQQNIDWLKAKLDAGASEAITQFFFEADSFLRFRDACVAAGITAPITPGVFPIANWTRARSFAEKCGARVPVATATAFDRADREDRAQLFALTHCADLCDTLISEGVDALHFYTLNRPELTLKVCRALGLVRPTQMRNVA from the coding sequence ATGCCCACGCCCGCCGTTGCCCTGTCTTTCGAGACCTTCCCCCCCAAGTCACTGGATGCCTCGTTTCACCTGTGGGACACCGTTCAGGCGCTTGCGCCGCTGAACCCCCGCTTCGTGTCGGTGACCTATGGCGCGGGCGGGTCCACCCAGTCCCTGACGCAAGAAGCGGCGCAGACGCTGCGCAAGACGTCGGGCATGCCCGTGGCCGCGCACCTGACCTGTACCGGGCAAAGCAAGGACGAAGTGCTGGCCACCGCCCAGCGCTATGCCGACAGCGGGGTCAGGGACATCGTGGCCCTGCGTGGCGATGCCCCTGAGGGCGGCGCGTTTGAACCGCATGCACGCGGATTTGCCAACAGCATCGAACTGATCCAGGCGCTGGCCGACACCGGCACATTCAACATCCGTGTCGGGGCCTATCCCGACAGCCACCCCGACGCCGCGTCATCTCAACAGAACATCGACTGGTTGAAGGCCAAGCTGGATGCAGGCGCGTCCGAGGCCATCACCCAATTCTTCTTCGAAGCGGACAGTTTCCTGCGGTTCCGCGACGCCTGCGTTGCAGCAGGGATCACGGCCCCCATCACACCCGGCGTCTTCCCCATCGCCAACTGGACCCGCGCCCGCAGCTTTGCCGAAAAATGCGGCGCACGTGTTCCGGTGGCAACGGCCACGGCATTTGACAGGGCCGACCGCGAAGACCGCGCGCAACTCTTTGCGCTCACGCATTGTGCCGACCTGTGCGATACGCTGATCAGCGAAGGGGTCGATGCGCTCCACTTCTACACGCTCAACCGGCCCGAGCTGACGCTGAAAGTGTGTCGCGCCCTTGGCCTTGTCCGTCCGACACAAATGCGCAACGTCGCTTAG
- a CDS encoding PaaI family thioesterase yields MPRIAKDLTDLPGQDTLLSMSGLAFMQGILDGTVPGPPIGHTLGYALHAVQDGSVTFRGTPEFDVTNPMGTVHGGWYGTLLDSAMACAVMTKVPAGSVYTTLEYKINITRGIPLGMEIECIGRIDHAGRSTGVASGEIRGVEDGKLYATGSTTCIIMKIR; encoded by the coding sequence ATGCCCCGCATCGCCAAAGACCTGACAGACCTGCCCGGCCAGGACACCCTGCTGTCCATGTCCGGTCTCGCCTTCATGCAGGGCATCCTCGACGGAACGGTTCCGGGCCCACCCATCGGACACACGCTGGGCTATGCGCTTCATGCGGTGCAAGACGGCAGCGTGACCTTTCGCGGCACCCCGGAATTCGACGTGACAAACCCGATGGGCACGGTGCATGGCGGTTGGTACGGCACGCTCCTGGACAGCGCGATGGCCTGCGCCGTAATGACCAAAGTGCCCGCCGGCTCGGTCTACACAACGCTGGAATACAAGATCAACATAACCCGTGGCATCCCGCTGGGGATGGAAATCGAATGCATCGGCCGCATCGATCATGCCGGGCGCAGCACGGGCGTCGCCAGCGGCGAGATCAGAGGCGTCGAGGATGGCAAGCTCTATGCCACGGGCTCGACAACCTGCATCATCATGAAAATACGCTGA
- a CDS encoding DUF2235 domain-containing protein, whose translation MLRSRLNKTISGWLKGRFGDGLPQVDPPARGQTIHVIIIDGTMSTLEPGEETNAGLTAKLLGEMGGEVSLYYEPGLQWSHWRKAGDVIFGRGINRQIRRAYGYLASRYRPGDKVYLFGFSRGAYAVRSLAGIIDRVGLLKSDAATERNIRDVYRHYECTPDGASARIFARNNCHQKVEIEMIGVWDTVKSLGLNMPFLWRLSAPRHAFHNHQLGKSVKHGFHAIARNETRVAYAPVMWDTTDDWDGHLVQMWFRGVHGDIGGHLSGRRASRPLANIPLVWMLEQAERCGLPLPEGWADRYPQDVSAPSMGTFVGLGKWLVTRKPRTVGCDPSERVHPSVAQAPPTPGLLDRVANLRRSGADAL comes from the coding sequence ATGTTAAGGTCGCGGCTGAATAAAACCATCTCGGGCTGGCTGAAGGGCCGGTTCGGGGACGGTTTGCCTCAGGTTGACCCGCCTGCGCGGGGCCAGACCATCCATGTCATCATCATTGACGGCACCATGTCCACGCTGGAGCCCGGCGAGGAGACCAATGCGGGCCTGACCGCCAAGCTGCTGGGCGAGATGGGCGGCGAGGTGTCGCTGTATTACGAGCCGGGCCTGCAATGGTCCCATTGGCGCAAGGCGGGGGATGTGATCTTTGGCCGGGGCATCAACCGGCAGATCCGCCGCGCCTACGGCTATCTGGCGTCCCGCTACCGTCCTGGTGACAAGGTGTATCTGTTCGGCTTTTCGCGGGGGGCCTATGCGGTGCGGTCACTTGCCGGCATCATCGACCGGGTGGGCCTGTTGAAGTCTGACGCGGCCACTGAACGCAACATTCGCGATGTGTACCGCCATTACGAGTGCACGCCTGACGGCGCATCGGCCCGCATATTTGCGCGCAACAATTGCCATCAGAAGGTCGAGATCGAGATGATCGGCGTCTGGGACACCGTGAAGTCCCTGGGTCTGAACATGCCGTTTCTGTGGCGCCTGAGCGCCCCGCGCCACGCCTTTCACAACCATCAATTGGGCAAATCGGTAAAGCACGGCTTTCACGCGATTGCCCGCAACGAGACCCGCGTCGCCTATGCCCCCGTGATGTGGGACACGACCGATGACTGGGACGGTCACCTGGTGCAGATGTGGTTTCGCGGTGTGCATGGCGATATCGGTGGGCATCTGTCGGGGCGCCGTGCCTCGCGCCCTCTGGCCAATATTCCGCTGGTCTGGATGCTTGAACAGGCCGAGCGATGCGGATTGCCGCTGCCCGAGGGTTGGGCAGACCGGTACCCGCAGGATGTGTCCGCCCCCTCGATGGGCACGTTTGTGGGCCTTGGCAAATGGTTGGTCACCCGCAAGCCGCGGACCGTGGGGTGTGATCCATCCGAGCGTGTTCACCCGTCCGTGGCGCAGGCCCCGCCCACGCCGGGCCTGCTGGACCGCGTTGCGAACTTGCGCCGGTCCGGTGCCGACGCTCTTTGA
- a CDS encoding xanthine dehydrogenase family protein molybdopterin-binding subunit: MDKFGKSQPVKRREDLRFLTGEGRYVDDLAPANALQSFVFRSPVAHGTITQLDVSDAREADGVHAIYTLADLEAAGMKVGMPAAIIKNSDGSDGASPERPILARDRLRFVGEPVAVVVADTLAQARDAAEMILLDYDDLPAKMDMAAGGAPVHAEAPDNVAYDWALGDEAATNAAFDKAARVVSLDVGDNRVIVSSMEPRGCYAEPEGDRIHVAINGQGVWGPKGALATALNMSEDDVRVTNPDTGGGFGMKAFMYPEYFVVAHAARDLKRPVRWMSERTEAMLSDNAGRDLTSLTELAFDETHRIIGYRVFTEANMGAYNSQYAQFIQTQLFSRVLTGVYDMPAAHLRSVGYFTNTTQVDAYRGAGRPEAIYILERAMDRAARELGVDPLELRRINFIKPDQFPYKTLVDETYDVGDFDKVLRRAEVEADIPGYAARKAADAAEGRLRGMGLCYYIESILGDPSESAKVEFTDEGRVNIYVGTQSNGQGHETVYAQFLSDQTGIPVAMIDVVQGDSDRIKQGGGTGGSRSVTVQNTATLATVDAMRAAFVAFLSEEEGVPASEISFDDERFRIEGSNMTPTMLEVADLAREKGREDLLVHEQRTTLEARSFPNGCHVTEVVVDPDTGVVTVDRYAVVDDFGNLINPMLAEGQVHGGVVQGIGQALTEHVQFDEDGQLLTASFMDYALPRADDVPYIGFTSEPVPSTANVMGMKGCGEAGTVGALAAVSNAVQDALWEHGVRQADMPFTPIKVWELMKDVKVAAE; the protein is encoded by the coding sequence ATGGACAAGTTCGGCAAATCCCAACCCGTGAAACGTCGCGAAGATTTGCGCTTTTTGACGGGTGAGGGCCGGTATGTGGACGACCTGGCCCCCGCCAACGCCTTGCAGTCGTTTGTTTTCCGATCGCCGGTCGCACATGGCACGATCACACAGCTGGACGTCAGCGACGCGCGTGAGGCCGACGGCGTGCACGCGATCTATACGCTGGCCGATCTGGAAGCGGCGGGGATGAAGGTGGGGATGCCTGCGGCCATCATCAAAAACAGCGATGGCAGCGATGGGGCCAGCCCGGAACGGCCCATACTGGCCCGTGACCGCCTGCGCTTTGTCGGTGAGCCGGTGGCCGTTGTCGTGGCCGACACGCTGGCGCAGGCGCGCGATGCGGCCGAGATGATCCTGCTGGACTATGACGACCTGCCCGCCAAGATGGACATGGCCGCGGGCGGTGCGCCGGTGCATGCGGAGGCACCGGACAATGTCGCCTATGACTGGGCCCTGGGTGACGAGGCGGCCACGAACGCCGCCTTTGACAAGGCGGCGCGCGTCGTATCGCTGGATGTCGGTGACAATCGCGTCATCGTGAGTTCGATGGAGCCGCGCGGCTGTTATGCCGAGCCCGAAGGCGACCGGATTCACGTGGCCATCAACGGGCAAGGTGTCTGGGGGCCGAAAGGCGCGCTTGCCACGGCGCTGAACATGTCCGAGGACGATGTGCGGGTGACAAATCCCGACACGGGCGGCGGGTTCGGCATGAAGGCGTTCATGTATCCCGAGTATTTCGTGGTGGCCCATGCCGCGCGTGACCTCAAGCGCCCGGTGCGCTGGATGTCCGAGCGGACCGAAGCCATGCTGTCGGACAACGCAGGCCGTGACCTGACATCGCTGACCGAACTGGCCTTTGACGAGACCCACCGGATCATCGGCTACCGTGTATTTACCGAAGCGAACATGGGCGCTTACAATTCGCAATATGCGCAGTTCATCCAGACGCAATTGTTCAGCCGCGTGCTGACCGGCGTCTATGACATGCCTGCCGCGCATCTGCGGTCAGTGGGGTATTTTACCAACACGACACAGGTGGACGCCTATCGCGGGGCGGGGCGGCCCGAGGCGATTTATATCCTTGAACGTGCCATGGACCGCGCCGCGCGCGAGTTGGGCGTGGACCCGCTGGAGCTGCGCCGCATCAACTTCATCAAGCCTGATCAGTTTCCCTACAAGACTTTGGTAGACGAGACCTATGACGTGGGCGATTTTGACAAGGTGCTGCGCCGCGCCGAGGTTGAAGCGGATATCCCCGGCTATGCTGCGCGCAAGGCCGCTGATGCGGCGGAGGGGCGCCTGCGGGGGATGGGCCTGTGTTACTATATCGAAAGCATTCTGGGCGATCCTTCGGAAAGCGCGAAGGTCGAGTTTACGGATGAGGGCCGTGTGAACATCTATGTCGGCACCCAATCGAACGGGCAGGGGCACGAGACAGTCTATGCCCAGTTCCTGTCGGACCAGACCGGGATTCCGGTTGCGATGATCGATGTGGTGCAGGGCGACAGTGACCGGATCAAGCAGGGGGGCGGCACCGGCGGGTCGCGGTCTGTCACGGTGCAGAACACGGCAACCCTTGCGACGGTGGATGCAATGCGCGCGGCGTTTGTCGCCTTCCTGTCCGAGGAAGAAGGCGTGCCTGCGTCCGAGATTTCCTTTGATGACGAACGCTTCCGTATCGAAGGGTCCAACATGACCCCCACCATGCTGGAGGTTGCGGACCTCGCCCGCGAGAAGGGGCGCGAGGACCTTCTGGTGCATGAACAGCGTACAACACTGGAGGCGCGCAGCTTTCCCAACGGATGTCATGTTACAGAGGTTGTGGTCGATCCCGACACGGGCGTCGTGACCGTTGACCGCTATGCGGTGGTGGATGATTTCGGCAATCTTATCAATCCGATGCTGGCCGAGGGGCAGGTGCATGGCGGGGTCGTCCAAGGCATCGGTCAGGCCCTGACAGAGCATGTTCAGTTCGACGAGGACGGCCAACTTCTCACGGCATCGTTCATGGATTATGCCTTGCCCCGGGCGGATGACGTTCCCTACATCGGGTTTACGTCAGAGCCGGTTCCGTCAACCGCGAATGTCATGGGCATGAAAGGGTGCGGCGAGGCTGGCACGGTCGGAGCATTGGCCGCGGTGTCCAATGCGGTGCAGGACGCGCTGTGGGAGCACGGCGTGCGGCAGGCGGATATGCCATTCACACCGATCAAGGTTTGGGAATTGATGAAGGATGTTAAGGTCGCGGCTGAATAA
- a CDS encoding valine--tRNA ligase, with amino-acid sequence MALGKFNAKEAEARIYADWDAAGCFAAGANASRDDTYCVMIPPPNVTGVLHMGHAFNNTLQDILTRWHRMRGFDTLWQPGTDHAGIATQMVVERRLAETQQPTRTKLGREAFTRKIWDWKAESGGTIRDQLKRLGASCDWSREAFTMSGAPGAPAGEEGNFHDAVIKVFVEMYNQGLIYRGKRLVNWDPHFETAISDLEVENIEVPGHMWHFKYPLAGGETYTYVEKDEDGNVILTEERDYISIATTRPETMLGDGAVAVHPSDERYAPIVGKLCEIPVGPKEHRRLIPIITDEYPDPDFGSGAVKITGAHDFNDYQVAKRGGIPMYNLMDTKANMRSDGRPYAEEAATAQAIANGEQSFDEAMIAAMNLVPDAYRGLTREEARAQVVADITAEGNAVMVAPPPPASDAQTPDDSATPPSQRRGAGGEADLIPYVENKPIMQPFGDRSKVVIEPLLTDQWFVDTDKIVGPALEAVKNGDVKILPESGEKVYFHWLENIEPWCISRQLWWGHQIPVWYAMDPEAGQDLKFTTFCASDFEIAKKDAFLHYSSKFPDANVSIEEMFDDVTDAWPESEEDYAEYNEFAEQHGLTKRYKTQKLTGSRASRWRVTNDKITGQQTLTFWLRRDPDVLDTWFSSGLWPIGTLGWPENTEELQKYFPTSDLITGQDILFFWVARMMMMQLAVTDKIPFDTVYLHGLVRDAKGKKMSKSTGNVIDPLDLIDEYGADALRFASAAMASLGGTLKLDTQRIAGYRNFGTKLWNAASYGEMRGTFDVPHTADIPDTNHPLNAWIKGEVAKTRETVDQALNDYRFNDAASALYAFTWNTFCDWYLEFTKPIFDEGTPEEIAETKATYAWALDQCLILLHPIMPFITEELWGQKQRPKRLIHADWPTYTTDLVDAEADAELNWVIKLIEAIRSARAQMHVPAGAYVPCVVKGFEPAARAAYDRNKALIHRFARLESLTEVNDFPKGTVALAISGGTFGLPLADVIDVTEEIARLEKTLGKLAKELGGLRGRLKNPKFAQSAPPEVVEETKANLALREDEESKLQEALTRLKEL; translated from the coding sequence ATGGCACTGGGAAAATTCAACGCAAAAGAGGCCGAGGCCCGCATCTATGCCGACTGGGACGCGGCGGGCTGTTTCGCGGCAGGCGCAAACGCGTCACGCGATGACACCTATTGCGTGATGATCCCACCCCCCAATGTCACGGGCGTCCTGCACATGGGCCACGCCTTCAACAACACGTTGCAGGACATCCTGACGCGCTGGCACCGCATGCGCGGCTTCGACACGCTTTGGCAGCCGGGCACCGACCACGCGGGCATCGCCACGCAAATGGTGGTCGAACGGCGTCTGGCCGAAACCCAGCAACCCACCCGCACCAAACTGGGGCGCGAGGCGTTCACCCGGAAAATCTGGGACTGGAAGGCCGAGAGCGGCGGCACCATCCGCGACCAGCTCAAGCGCCTCGGCGCCTCCTGCGATTGGTCGCGCGAGGCGTTCACCATGTCCGGCGCCCCCGGCGCACCTGCGGGCGAAGAGGGCAACTTCCACGACGCCGTGATCAAGGTGTTTGTCGAGATGTACAATCAGGGCCTGATCTATCGCGGCAAGCGACTGGTCAACTGGGACCCGCATTTCGAGACGGCGATTTCCGACCTCGAAGTCGAAAACATCGAAGTGCCCGGCCACATGTGGCACTTCAAATACCCGCTCGCAGGGGGCGAAACCTACACCTATGTCGAAAAGGACGAAGACGGAAACGTCATCCTGACCGAGGAACGCGACTACATCTCCATCGCCACCACCCGGCCTGAGACCATGCTGGGCGACGGCGCCGTCGCCGTTCACCCATCGGACGAACGCTATGCGCCAATTGTCGGAAAACTCTGCGAAATCCCCGTCGGACCAAAGGAACACCGCCGCCTGATCCCGATCATCACGGACGAGTACCCCGACCCAGACTTCGGCTCGGGCGCGGTCAAGATCACCGGGGCACACGACTTCAACGACTATCAGGTCGCCAAACGCGGCGGCATCCCGATGTACAACCTGATGGACACAAAGGCGAACATGCGGTCCGACGGGCGACCTTATGCCGAGGAAGCCGCCACTGCCCAGGCCATCGCGAACGGCGAACAGAGCTTCGACGAGGCCATGATCGCCGCCATGAACCTTGTTCCCGACGCCTACCGCGGCCTCACCCGCGAAGAGGCCCGCGCGCAAGTGGTCGCCGACATCACCGCCGAAGGCAACGCGGTCATGGTGGCACCTCCCCCCCCCGCATCTGACGCGCAAACACCCGACGACAGCGCCACCCCCCCCTCCCAAAGGAGGGGGGCCGGGGGGGAGGCCGACCTCATCCCATACGTCGAAAACAAACCCATCATGCAGCCCTTCGGCGACCGCTCCAAGGTCGTGATCGAGCCCCTGCTCACCGACCAATGGTTCGTGGACACCGACAAAATCGTCGGCCCCGCGCTGGAGGCTGTGAAGAATGGCGACGTCAAAATCCTGCCCGAAAGCGGCGAAAAGGTCTATTTCCACTGGCTCGAAAACATCGAGCCCTGGTGCATTTCGCGCCAACTCTGGTGGGGGCACCAGATCCCGGTTTGGTACGCTATGGACCCAGAAGCTGGGCAAGACCTAAAGTTTACCACATTCTGTGCATCAGACTTTGAAATCGCAAAAAAGGATGCCTTCTTACATTACAGCAGTAAGTTCCCAGACGCTAACGTCTCCATTGAAGAGATGTTTGACGACGTTACCGATGCATGGCCTGAGTCCGAAGAAGACTACGCTGAATACAATGAGTTTGCCGAACAACACGGTTTAACCAAACGATACAAAACGCAAAAGTTGACGGGGAGCAGAGCCAGCAGGTGGCGGGTTACAAATGACAAGATAACCGGCCAACAAACGCTGACTTTTTGGCTTAGACGCGACCCCGACGTCCTCGACACCTGGTTCTCCTCCGGCCTCTGGCCCATCGGCACCCTCGGCTGGCCCGAGAACACCGAGGAACTGCAAAAATACTTCCCCACCTCCGACCTCATCACTGGCCAGGACATCCTGTTCTTCTGGGTCGCCCGCATGATGATGATGCAACTGGCGGTGACAGACAAAATCCCCTTCGACACCGTCTACCTCCACGGGCTCGTGCGCGACGCCAAGGGCAAGAAGATGTCGAAATCCACCGGCAACGTCATCGACCCGCTCGACCTGATCGACGAATACGGCGCCGACGCGCTCCGCTTCGCCTCCGCCGCGATGGCCTCGCTTGGCGGCACGCTCAAACTCGACACCCAGCGCATCGCAGGCTACCGCAACTTCGGCACCAAGCTCTGGAATGCTGCCAGCTACGGCGAGATGCGCGGCACCTTTGACGTGCCGCACACCGCCGACATCCCCGACACCAACCACCCGCTCAACGCCTGGATCAAAGGTGAAGTCGCCAAGACCCGCGAAACCGTCGACCAAGCGCTGAACGACTACCGCTTCAACGACGCGGCATCGGCCCTCTACGCCTTCACCTGGAATACGTTCTGCGACTGGTATCTCGAATTCACCAAACCCATCTTCGACGAAGGCACGCCCGAAGAGATCGCAGAAACCAAAGCCACCTACGCCTGGGCACTCGACCAATGCCTGATCCTGCTGCACCCGATCATGCCCTTCATCACCGAAGAACTGTGGGGCCAAAAACAGCGCCCCAAACGCCTGATCCACGCCGACTGGCCCACCTACACAACCGATCTGGTGGACGCAGAGGCCGACGCGGAACTCAATTGGGTGATCAAGCTGATCGAAGCCATCCGCTCCGCCCGCGCCCAGATGCACGTCCCCGCAGGCGCCTACGTCCCCTGCGTCGTCAAAGGGTTCGAACCTGCGGCACGCGCGGCCTACGACCGCAACAAGGCGCTCATCCACCGCTTCGCCCGACTGGAATCGCTCACGGAGGTCAACGACTTCCCCAAAGGCACCGTCGCACTTGCCATCTCCGGCGGCACGTTCGGCCTGCCGCTTGCAGACGTGATCGACGTCACCGAAGAAATCGCCCGTCTCGAAAAAACCTTGGGCAAACTCGCCAAGGAACTCGGCGGCCTGCGCGGACGGCTCAAGAACCCCAAATTCGCACAAAGCGCCCCGCCAGAAGTTGTCGAAGAAACCAAAGCCAACCTGGCTTTGCGCGAAGACGAAGAAAGCAAACTCCAGGAAGCGCTCACCCGGCTCAAAGAACTCTGA
- a CDS encoding crotonase/enoyl-CoA hydratase family protein — MSDRVSITYENHIAHVRLTRADKMNAVDQAMIDAIIAAGREVASSKARVCVISGEGKGFCAGIDVGGLGAMIGKDPNDLLMPRTHGDGTTNQWQEVAMVWTRVPMPVIAAVHGVCYGAGLQLALGADIRIAAPDARLAVMEMKWGIVPDMGGMVLLPRLVRGDVLRKLTYTAEPISAGKAEAWGVVTELAEDPLAAAMTLAEALSLKSPAALRAAKALIGYAETHGPDEVLLEESRVQAELMGTPEQMEVVAAQIQKRAPVFTD, encoded by the coding sequence ATGTCTGATCGCGTGTCCATCACCTACGAAAACCACATTGCCCATGTGCGCCTGACCCGTGCGGACAAGATGAATGCCGTGGATCAGGCGATGATCGACGCGATCATTGCGGCGGGGCGCGAGGTGGCGTCCTCGAAAGCGCGGGTTTGCGTGATCTCGGGCGAGGGCAAGGGGTTTTGTGCGGGCATCGATGTGGGGGGCTTGGGGGCCATGATTGGCAAGGATCCCAATGACTTGCTGATGCCCCGCACCCATGGGGACGGCACCACGAACCAGTGGCAGGAGGTGGCCATGGTCTGGACCCGGGTGCCGATGCCGGTGATCGCAGCGGTGCATGGGGTCTGTTACGGCGCGGGTCTGCAGCTGGCATTGGGCGCGGATATACGCATCGCGGCGCCTGATGCGCGCCTGGCGGTGATGGAAATGAAGTGGGGGATCGTGCCGGACATGGGCGGCATGGTGCTTTTGCCGCGGCTGGTGCGCGGGGACGTGTTGCGCAAGCTGACCTATACGGCCGAGCCGATTTCTGCCGGGAAAGCAGAGGCCTGGGGGGTGGTCACGGAGTTGGCCGAGGACCCGCTGGCGGCTGCAATGACGTTGGCCGAGGCATTGAGCCTGAAGTCACCGGCGGCGTTGCGGGCCGCGAAGGCGTTGATTGGATATGCCGAGACGCATGGGCCGGATGAGGTGTTGCTGGAAGAGAGCCGGGTGCAGGCGGAGTTGATGGGCACACCGGAGCAGATGGAGGTTGTGGCGGCGCAAATCCAGAAGCGGGCCCCTGTGTTCACGGACTGA
- a CDS encoding pyridoxal phosphate-dependent aminotransferase, which translates to MTDLRLTPLAASLPSTVPFVGPEAQERARQATFDARLGANESVFGPSPRVAEAMARSSIWKYGDPENHDLRHALAAHHDIDAAHIMVGEGIDGLLGYLVRLFVGPGDHVVTSLGAYPTFNYHVAGYGGTVHTVPYADDHEDPETLFARAAETNAKLVYLANPDNPMGTWHDGSALTQALRTLPSGSVLVLDEAYIDCAPAGTAPALDPHDPRVIRMRTFSKAYGLAGARVGYAIGHPALIDAFNKVRNHFGMNRAAQAGALAALQDQDHLAHVLAQIDDARARITRIAADNGLTAIPSATNFVAIDCGRDGAFAKSVLDGLIARGIFVRMPFAAPQNRCIRISCGTPRNLDALARALPRALKAARGG; encoded by the coding sequence ATGACCGATCTTCGCCTGACCCCGCTTGCCGCCAGCCTGCCCTCCACCGTGCCCTTTGTCGGCCCCGAAGCGCAGGAACGCGCGCGCCAAGCCACCTTCGATGCCCGGCTGGGCGCAAACGAAAGCGTCTTCGGCCCCTCGCCCCGCGTGGCCGAGGCCATGGCAAGATCCAGCATCTGGAAATACGGAGACCCGGAAAATCACGACCTGCGTCACGCACTTGCCGCCCATCATGACATCGACGCCGCGCATATCATGGTGGGCGAAGGCATCGATGGCCTGTTGGGCTATCTCGTGCGTTTGTTTGTCGGACCAGGCGACCATGTGGTGACATCGCTGGGTGCCTACCCGACCTTCAACTACCACGTGGCCGGGTATGGCGGCACGGTACACACCGTGCCCTACGCCGACGATCACGAAGATCCCGAGACCCTGTTTGCCAGGGCGGCAGAAACGAATGCCAAGCTGGTTTACCTCGCCAATCCGGACAACCCGATGGGCACCTGGCATGACGGCTCCGCCCTCACACAGGCCCTCAGGACCCTACCGTCAGGCAGCGTACTCGTGCTGGACGAAGCCTATATCGATTGTGCGCCGGCAGGCACGGCCCCGGCACTTGATCCACATGACCCGCGCGTCATTCGCATGCGCACATTTTCCAAGGCCTACGGCCTCGCCGGTGCCCGTGTCGGCTATGCGATCGGCCATCCGGCGCTGATCGATGCGTTCAACAAGGTGCGCAACCACTTTGGGATGAACCGGGCCGCGCAGGCGGGGGCGCTTGCCGCGTTGCAGGACCAAGACCACCTTGCGCACGTGCTGGCGCAGATTGATGACGCACGTGCGCGGATCACGCGGATTGCAGCGGACAATGGGCTGACGGCGATCCCGTCGGCCACGAATTTCGTCGCCATCGACTGCGGCAGGGACGGCGCATTTGCCAAATCCGTGTTGGATGGACTGATCGCGCGCGGCATTTTTGTGCGCATGCCCTTTGCCGCACCCCAAAATCGCTGCATCCGCATCAGCTGTGGCACACCCCGGAACCTCGATGCCCTTGCACGCGCCCTTCCGCGTGCACTGAAGGCGGCCAGAGGGGGCTGA